Proteins from one Cryptomeria japonica chromosome 4, Sugi_1.0, whole genome shotgun sequence genomic window:
- the LOC131076292 gene encoding uncharacterized protein LOC131076292, which yields MPLWGINFVELQKPLLTKILKWAGVEQKLIEIEEGTTMSCWAPIKSSTKPPLVLVHGFAAEGGVTWQFQVGKLSKEYSVYIPDLLFFGKSVTVSRQRSETFQAECLMKLLKKLKVEKCAMVGFSYGGMVAFKMAEMYPEAVNCLVVSGSVIAMTDTISQTSLNRLGFSSSAELLLPTTVKGLKALFSVACYKKIWLPEFLFRDFLEVMFNNREERGELLAALVESNKVAQVPSLKQKILLLWGNKDEVFNLEVANRMRDQLGENTEFVGIENAGHLVHLERPCIYTTRLLEFLQKNYSNEMKYD from the exons ATGCCATTATGGGGAATAAATTTTGTGGAATTACAGAAGCCCCTACTGACAAAGATATTAAAATGGGCTGGTGTGGAACAAAAGCTAATTGAAATTGAAGAAGGAACCACTATGAGCTGCTGGGCACCTATAAAAAGTAGCACAAAGCCTCCATTAGTTTTGGTACATGGGTTTGCAGCAGAAGGAGGAGTGACATGGCAGTTTCAGGTTGGTAAACTGAGCAAGGAGTACTCTGTTTACATACCCGACTTGCTCTTTTTCGGGAAGTCTGTAACTGTGAGTCGGCAAAGGTCTGAGACCTTTCAGGCAGAATGTTTGATGAAGTTGTTGAAAAAGTTGAAAGTGGAGAAATGCGCCATGGTGGGTTTTAGCTATGGAGGAATGGTGGCTTTTAAAATGGCAGAAATGTATCCAGAAGCTGTTAACTGTCTGGTGGTCAGTGGCTCTGTGATTGCCATGACTGATACAATTAGCCAGACTTCTCTCAACAGGCTTGGTTTTTCAAGTTCAGCAGAGCTTCTGCTTCCCACCACGGTTAAAGGCCTTAAAGCATTGTTTTCTGTAGCGTGTTACAAGAAAATCTGGCTCCCAGAATTTCTCTTTAGAGATTTTCTAGAG GTTATGTTCAATAACAGGGAGGAGAGAGGAGAGCTTCTAGCTGCTCTGGTTGAAAGTAACAAAGTAGCCCAAGTTCCATCTCTTAAGCAG AAAATTCTTCTCTTGTGGGGCAACAAAGATGAGGTTTTCAATCTTGAAGTTGCCAATAGAATGAGAGA CCAATTAGGTGAGAACACTGAGTTTGTGGGAATTGAGAATGCAGGACATTTAGTCCATTTGGAAAGGCCATGCATATATACCACTCGTCTTCTGGAATTTCTTCAGAAAAACTATTCCAATGAAATGAAGTATGATTAA